In the Telopea speciosissima isolate NSW1024214 ecotype Mountain lineage chromosome 2, Tspe_v1, whole genome shotgun sequence genome, one interval contains:
- the LOC122650994 gene encoding uncharacterized protein LOC122650994, producing MKLEKAPCNQTLGREGEEKEQLRGRPLPVTPASRDLGLNRDPRLKSRHSIQQERGSQLNSGLNLDSVHTGQLQCNPTTRSLSPLPDTNLSDSFKEAQSEKRRFSTPGPRRKEPDGKIPGKIFARDSHRTQASDSTSSSTSISDKLNSRRESSWMKYFDEFKVDLSQLFYGLKFAIGAHSRIYHGIYKDEPIAMKILNPPDDDENGAIAALQEKQFTREVTHLSHLHHQNVIKGSRARDPSTQLLSNYDH from the exons ATGAAGTTGGAGAAGGCTCCTTGCAATCAAACAttgggaagagaaggggaagagaaggagcagcTGAGGGGGAGACCTCTACCTGTAACTCCGGCTTCAAG AGATTTGGGGCTTAATCGTGATCCCAGGTTGAAATCGAGGCATTCCATCCAACAGGAACGTGGTTCGCAGTTAAATTCGGGGCTTAATCTTGATTCTGTGCATACCGGACAGTTGCAATGTAATCCGACCaccagatctttatctcctctgCCTGACACTAATCTCTCGGATTCATTTAAGGAAGCTCAATCTGAGAAGAGGAGATTTTCTACTCCAGGCCCGCGAAGAAAAGAACCCGATGGAAAGATTCCAGGGAAGATTTTCGCTAGAGATTCTCATCGTACTCAGGCATCAGATTCCACATCGTCGTCAACTTCGATTTCTGATAAATTGAATAGCCGAAGGGAGTCATCGTGGATGAAGTACTTTG ATGAATTCAAGGTTGATCTCTCTCAGTTGTTCTATGGGCTTAAGTTTGCCATCGGAGCTCACAGTCGAATTTACCATGGAATTTATAAGGATGAACCTATTGCTATGAAGATTCTTAACCCACCTGATGACGATGAAAATGGAGCCATAGCGGCTCTGCAGGAGAAGCAGTTCACTAGAGAAGTTACTCATCTGTCTCATCTCCACCATCAAAATGTGATCAAG gGTTCACGGGCGAGGGATCCTAGTACTCAACTTTTATCGAATTATGATCACTAA
- the LOC122652967 gene encoding cyclic phosphodiesterase-like translates to MEGAGVAAEENDYSVFALPPEDVNQRLKALMKGLRSDFGGPEIEPHITVVGMIRLTKADALQKFKSACEGLKSYTAQVDSVATGTFFYQCVFLLFNTTPEVMSTTEHCTACFGYMSSTPYMPHLSLLYGDLTDEEKKKAQEKAKLLDEKISSLSFQISRLALYKIDPESWEKVAECSLD, encoded by the exons ATGGAAGGAGCTGGAGTTGCAGCAGAAGAAAATGATTATTCGGTTTTTGCATTACCGCCTGAAGATGTGAACCAGAGGTTGAAGGCGCTGATGAAAGGTCTGAGATCGGATTTCGGAGGTCCCGAGATCGAACCACACATCACCGTCGTCGGAATGATTCGCCTCACCAAGGCCGACGCCCTTCAAAAGTTCAAATCCGCCTGCGAAGGTCTGAAATCGTATACAGCACAAGTAGATTCGGTGGCTACGGGTACTTTCTTCTATCAGTGCGTCTTCCTTCTCTTCAACACTACTCCTGAG gtgatgtCAACTACCGAGCATTGCACTGCCTGCTTCGGATACATGAGTTCAACCC CTTATATGCCACACTTGAGCCTCCTCTATGGGGATTTAAcagatgaggagaagaagaaagcccAAGAGAAAGCTAAACTCCTTGATGAGAAAATAAGCAGCCTGAGCTTCCAGATCTCCCGTCTTGCCTTGTACAAAATCGACCCCGAATCCTGGGAGAAGGTGGCTGAGTGCAGTCTTGATTAG